atatatgaaaaaatccGTTTCCATCCAGTAAATAGTAATAAAACAAGTATCTTTTAACTAGATCATTTAGAGACTATGTATTACAGTAATTCCCTCTAACTGAATTCACCACCACTTTCTCTATAAATCCATTCATGTATTCAAGCATATGTATTTAGTTAACATACTCATATTTACAGCAGTCATTTTTTAGGTTCAAGTAATAGTGCGCTTCTGACAATGAACTATTTCTACAATAGCTCCAAGACCCCAAAAAGTTGTTTTAAACCTGTGTAGACAGATGCATAGCTATTTCTAAAGACTATACACCAAAACATGCTTGTCAGGAAAACTAACCCATGCACTTGAATATAccccaaatattttaattaatgctAGACCaactaaattaaatattttctagagTTAAAGAGATAGCATTAAATTGTTTCCAGAATAACGTTAAAAACTACCTTGTCAAAACCTCCAGAAAAAAATACTTCCTTCTTATCTCAGCGTGTTCAACttagctgtgtgtgcatgtgtacacactgATCTACCTTAACATTTCCATTCATTAGCATTTTGTGTTTACAAAGCCTCGTTTGCAATTTCTTGGCAAAGGCTTCCCCCCAAAAGATACAAGCACAAAACACTAGGGCATACACTCTTCAAAGTTTTATTTCACTAACTTCAGGTCAAATTTCCACAAAATTGTTTTCTGGTCAATTACTAGCCTTTTTTGACTTTCCCAAAATGGTAGTACCAAAAGATTTGTGGGTCAGGGAGAAGAGACCACTTTAAGAAGCATTGCATTGACTCATCTTCCACAAGGCAACAGAGTTGGGTATCTGACTGTTCAACAAAACAAAGCTTTAATAGCATCCATGAGGGCAGACAGGCAAACCAGGCTGTAGACACTCTTCAGCTTGTCAGAAATCAGACCCAGGAAAACCTATTCCACACCAATATAAAAGGTACTGCCattcatctcttctttttctgttgccgcaacatttttctccttttaattatCATATCATGTAGTTTCTCGAGTCCTTCCTTTAGCCCATCTCCTATGATTGCACAGGTGGGCTGCAAATGCCAAGGAGTCGATGAGCTCAGTTCCCCCATTGCTAACAACTTCTCaatctctgagagagagagcGAGTTCCTCAGGTCTTGTTTGTTAGCAACTATAAGCACAGGGACTCCCTGATTTTCGGATATCCTAGTTATTTTATGAAGTTCAGTTTTGGCTTCTTCCATTCTCTCAACATCGACAGAGTCCACCACAAACACAATACCATCTGTGCATCGGGTGTATGACTTCCACAGTGGTCTTAACTTCTCTTGACCACCAACATCCCAGAAGTGAAAAGTGACTGTTTTGGAATTGCCCAAGGTTACCTTAATTTTCTCAGTGTTAAATCCTTTGGTAGGTACGGTATTTACAAATTCGTTGAACTGCAGCCTGTATAAAACTGTTGTCTTTCCAGCACAGTCCAAACCCAGAATAACAATGTGAAAGGACTGAAAGGACGGCAGGCTGGACAGGATGGAAGTCTGGTCTGACAGTCCATTCCCCATTTCCAGCTGCAAATGGTGTCCCAAACTGAACGCGTTCTTCTTATCTGCTTACAATTTCTCTTCCTGGGTGATCGGGCTACGCGATTGCTGGGGAGGAAATGAGTAAGTTATTACTGTGAgcacattaaaaatggggtttcTCTACTTTCGCCCAAAATAAGCACATGAGGGACTTAATAAAACTTGCTGTGAGTAAACACACCAGATGAGGTAGTAGATGTACTCAATCCAAAACAAACGATGCATAACTGTCACCCAAAGGCTTTCTTCGATCCACTCTAACTGCAGTAACGTGTACTTTTCTCTATTCTCTACGATCCCCGAACCTCAAAAGCTCATTCTGAAGACAACCCAGGCGCCACTATCTGGTGCCCGTCACCGAATCCACCACTAAAGTGCCTTTTCTTGGCAGAAAACTCAAAAAAAAGGCAGCCCTATCATATGGGAGATCTAACCGGCACGTCTCACCCGGTACCCAGGCTCACTTTCCTGCCTCCGTCCCCGCTACCAAAGCTCTCACCTCCCGGACTGGAGTCGGGATTCCAATGCGGGGACATTGGCTGGTGGTCTCTCTCTCCCCGCGAGGAACGCGCCACAGCTCCTCTCAACCGAGACCTCTGCGCCGCTCTGGCGAACGCCCCACCGGGAAGCCCAGACTCGGCCTCTGGCCACGCCCACCCTCACGGCCCACCCAGGCCCCGCGATCCTATTGGTCAGCGCGTCAGGGCCGCCCTGCCACTCCCGCCCCGGCGCCCTAATTGGCAAGGGTGCCTGCCACTCCCAGGGCGGCAGCGCCAGGGCTCGCTCTCGGCCCTCCGGCACCACCTGTTGCCCTGTGTGGGAAACGAGCAGGCGTCGCAGAGGGCGCCGAGCCCCGGCTGCAGGTCCGGCCGCCCGGCCGCCTCGCGCACCTGCAGCATGGGCCACGGTGACGCGGCCCTACGCGGCGGGAGCGGCCCACCGCGCCTCAGCTCGCCGTGCGCCCGGGCTCGCTGGGCCGCGCCAGCCCCTCCGCACACCGAACGGCTCTGGCAGTACCGCCTCTGCCCCGCCGCGGGCCTCTTCTCCAACGTGACCCCGCGCCGCTCACCTGGCTGACGGCCCTCCGTCGTCCCGCCTCCGCGGCTGTCAGCCGCCGGGGAGTCTGTCCCCGGGCAGCGGCGAGGCCTGACGGCGGCCGGGCCGACGCCGCGCGCCAGCCGGGCTAACGGTGCTCGCCAGTCTCGCTCCGGGCCGCGGCTCCGCCCCTCGCGCCGCGCCTGCCCGCGGGGGTCGCGCGCGCGCGTGCGGGCCGCGTCTCCTAGCAACGCCCAAACAAGGTCACGTTCCAACCCCTTCGGCGCCCGCCGCCGGCGCAGACGGGCGGGGCTTCGGCCGCCGGTTCTCGGTCTTTCTGCCGCCCCAGTCTGGGTGCCTGAGGGCGTCGTCCGTACCGCCCCTCTTCCTGTCACCCTAGGGCGGCCTCTGGGCGACGGCGGCGTTGATTCACGGTCCTTGATGTTGGAGGACACTGGCCGGGTGGGTCCCTTACGTCACGTCACTAGGCAGCCTGGGGGAGCCTGCGCTGCCGCCCTCCCCAGCATGTGCTGGCTAGAATGGTAGCCTACCTTTTGTAAGCCAAGCACTACCTCCTAAGTGAGTCTAGCCACGCCCCACAAGTTGAAACTGGAACCAATGCCCCTCTTACAGAGGAAGAAACGCACTTTGGAAACGCTAAATATTTCCAGTAGCCCAAGAAGAACTGGTGATGAAGCCACAGCTGGTAACTTATGACTAGTGGTAAAGCACATTGGGTTCCATAATGTAATTGTGTCCCACTATGTTTGGCCTTAGGAGGCAAACTGTCGTTTTTGTGAATATTCCAGTCTTTGTAAAAACAGAATGAACCAAATTGGTCATGAACCAATTATAAAACGTGACCAGCAATCTTTTAAAGatgtttagaaaaacaaaggGCATTTTAAAGCTTGGTAGAACCTACAGGAAATTTTTATCTGGAAGGCTATAATAATAGTGCaatttaaaagtgtattttaaacTAGATTCTgaccaagcacttgggaggtagaggcaggcagatctgaatacttcagggccagcctggtctacatagagagttgcaggccagccaaggctacgtAGTAAACCctgactcaataaataaataaatagatagatagatagatgattgtaACTTTCCTAAGAAATTTCCTGATCTTAAAATTACCATAGCcagtagtatttattttatgaataatagAGAGGGTTGggcttgtttctgttgtttttctttatggttttgtttttctgttgttgttttggtttggggggcttgtttgtttgggtttggggttttttgttttgttttattttttgttttttgtttgtttgtttgtttgattgattgttttttggttttggttttcaagacagggtttctctatgtagccctggaccaggctggaatcaaactcagaaatttgcctgcctctgcctcccaagtgctgggattaaaggcgtgcaccaccaccacaactGCTCAccttatttctgttgtttttaatagctgatatAAAAATCTAAGGAATAATAAGCACAGTGCCTAGCTTTAAGACAGCATCAttaatttaggaagaaaaatctcaaatggCATATTCTATAAAGTTATTGAATGTAATCTGAGCTAAAGATTGTAACTAAGTATGGGCTCTCATTAGCCAGTTACAGTTATTAACGTAAAAAGCGAGAAAAGCTTTTGTGCAAGAACTGCTCTCCTCGGGAATTTTAACAGAGATTCTTTATTAAGCTTGAATTGCTTGCAAATCTCCTTAAATAATTTAAGGTGAAACTGCACCATTTACAGTAGTTTTGAGATCAAGATCCTACAGATATTTCATGCTCGGTTCCATTTTTGCAGTCATAGACACAAAGCAGGTGAGATCTGACAACACTGAGACTCCATCCAGCCTTGCAGAAAACATCTTGCTGAACTGCACTTCAGTGTGTTACTCTGAGCTTTTGACTAGAACAGTCACTAGCAGCCTGCAGCCTGTGAGTTGAATTTGAGAGATAAGTATTTTTCACGTGTCTTTAAGAactccaaaggaaagaaagactatTTAATATAGATAGACCATCTGTGCCCCTACAAAGCTTCAATTATTTGGCATCTACTGCTATATAGAAAAATGTTTGGTATGCTTTATCTATAAGCAATAATATTCATATAAAAACAGCAGCAAATGATTAAAAAGCCACAAAATTTCTGAATCCCACTCTTCATTTTGCTGCACGGAGCCCATGTAGGTGTTTTACTTAGGTGCTCTTTGTTCCAGAAGGAGTTACCTTTTGCTGCAGTTCAAAACCTGCACTGTTGCATCCTGAGGTGTCCTGGAGAACATCTGGAGGGTCtgtggaagattttattttttgagggcAACACTGCCATCTGTTGTAATGTGTTTGAAACTACAACTGTTAAGTTTGCATCTACCTAAATATGGGCAAGTTTGAAACTCTCCTGAGACACTGACAAGGTTAGGCAGAAACTAGGGCCTGACAACTTCCACTTTTTAGTTTCAGTTCTCCAGACTCAGCTCAAGACCTCTCCTGTCAGAACGATCAAAAGAGGAAGCAGGGATTGATGATCATATTTAAGTAGGTGTTCTGATTAACTAATGACAAGCCATCTTGagcaactatttttaaaatgtataagttTTCCTTTCCAATAACTTTTCTGGTGAACTGGCACTGTTTCCATTTTTAACCACATCTCCAATATCAGAACAGTTCTGATGTTTGTTCTGCCTCTAAGACAGAAAGTGTGAGGGTCCATTGCTGCTGTTCTCAAAATTTCTCAATGTACCCCAAGATTCTTCTCCTGACAGAGCTAAGGAGAAGGTCAGTGTGCCTGCTGGATACTGGTAGGTTTAAAAGATCATAATACAAGAAGACTCTCACCCTTCAGCTTCTCTGAATCTTGTTCTATATTTTCTCTCCAGGAAACCTGCTCCAAATTCTGGTGCAGATCTCAGTAAAAAGGTTTTTATTAACAGGCTGAAGTATTTCAATTCACTGGAATTGGCAGACTACACATTGGAGCCAAACTACCATGGTTCAAGTCATGCTCTGTCAATGTTGACTAGTCTCTGATCTCTATTATattaagaaaggtgagggctggagagatggctcagtagttaagaacactaactgctctttcaaaggccccgagttcaattcccagcaaccacatggtggctcacaaccatctataatgggcatccgatgccatcttctggtctgTCTAAAGACATTGGtagtgtactcgtataaataaaacaaattttaaaagagggGGGTGTGGAGTGGTAGTGGcagcggcacacgcctttaatcccagcacttggaaggcagaggtaggcggatttatgagttcaaggtcagcctggtctacagagtgagttccaggacagccagggctatacagagaaaccctgtcaaaaaaaaaaaaaaaaaaaagaaggggcgGGGGgtgctggcgagatggctcagcagataagagcattgactgctcttccaaaggtcctgagttcaaatcccaacaaccacatggtggctcacaaccacccataatgagatctgacatcttcttctggtgggtctgaagtcaactacagtgtacttatgtataataaatacatctttggatcggagtgagcagagactgagaaagcagagttgactggagcaagctAGCCCAATCAGAGTGAGCAGAGGACGTAAAaatttcattcccagcaaccatatgaaggctcacaaccatctgtatagctacattgcactcacatacataaaataaaagaataaatattgaaggagaaagaaaagaaagaaagacagacagagaaaaggaaagaaaggtgacCTTCCTCAGTGTAGTCctaattttttttccctacacAGTTTTGCAGAGAAATACGAGTCACAATATTAATgtgtatttaatttcttattttactttatggtaGCACAATAATCTATAGAAAAATACAGATATGCAATTATTTGTAAGTGAATATGCTCTGGACTTGCTTGTGTTGTGTACTGAATGCTTAGTCTTCAGTGTGTTGGTGTGGAGACGATGAAAACCTTAAGAGATTTACCTAATGAAGGTAATTAGATCATGATGGTACTGCCCTCAGACAGGACCATGTTGGCATCAAGTAGCTAATCACTAGAGTGGGCTATTAGAAAGAAGGATGAGCTTGGTGTGTCCTCTatctcttactttctctttctccatgtttccccttttctgaagacCTCTGCCCTGAAGCCCTCCACCACAGCTGAGGACATCTGCACCATACTCTTGAACTTCCAGGGCTATGAAGTACTTGAAACTCTTGTGTTTATAAATTACCTAttttaagctgggtggtggtagtagCACATGCcactttaatcttagcactcgggtagcagaggcaggtggatctatgagtttgaggccagcctggtctacagggtgagttccagagcagctcCACAggacagctacacacacacactaaggctTGTGCTTGACTCAGTGCAGTAGGTTTTTAAATGGCTCTTCAAGACACAGATAAGAGGATTTCCATCTGACTAAGCTAAGCATTCTCCATTGGAGTCAAGAGAAAGGAGGTTGACCCCTCCTGACAGTGAGCTGCTGGGTCTTTCTGCCCTTCCTAAGTAGTAAATATTGCACAGATATGCCAAAATACTTTGGAAAGAACGCCAGTGTGTCAGCTTGGGAATACATTACCTTGTTTGAGAAGagccttcttcccctctcttggTATTCACTCTAATACCTTTCGCTTTGGATTATTACTTGTGTTTGACAGTTTAatgctttatgtgtgtgtttaaacagaGACCACTCTGCATGGATCAAAACCACCTCAGCACTCTTTAAAGAGTGCCCTGATAAATCTGAAGCCACCCCTTAAAGAGTCCTaatgcttttacattttaaaatttgcctTTTTCACAAATAGACAAAAAGATTCTTCTGTTATATGAATCTAATTAGGAGTGCCTCAGAGAAActaatatttcattatttgtgtGGTCCTTTATTTATtgtgaattatttatatccttgtgcacattatttaatatatccccgtgcacattatttaaatcatacttttatttttaagaattttgaaaattgGATGTCAAAGAACGTAATAAATGCCTCATAGTATCTTAAAAACCAGAAATAATCaagtctaggtgagatgaaaaggatctactcattggcatatggcttgatcctaaacagctaccttattgggaaagagaaaagcataggttctcttcacagaacgctgcagaagcatgat
This genomic window from Mus caroli chromosome 12, CAROLI_EIJ_v1.1, whole genome shotgun sequence contains:
- the Arl4a gene encoding ADP-ribosylation factor-like protein 4A, which translates into the protein MGNGLSDQTSILSSLPSFQSFHIVILGLDCAGKTTVLYRLQFNEFVNTVPTKGFNTEKIKVTLGNSKTVTFHFWDVGGQEKLRPLWKSYTRCTDGIVFVVDSVDVERMEEAKTELHKITRISENQGVPVLIVANKQDLRNSLSLSEIEKLLAMGELSSSTPWHLQPTCAIIGDGLKEGLEKLHDMIIKRRKMLRQQKKKR
- the LOC110307336 gene encoding uncharacterized protein LOC110307336 translates to MPLLQRKKRTLETLNISSSPRRTGDEATAVIDTKQVRSDNTETPSSLAENILLNCTSVCYSELLTRTVTSSLQPTSALKPSTTAEDICTILLNFQGYEVLETLVFINYLF